DNA sequence from the Alphaproteobacteria bacterium genome:
TAGGTCATAGAGAAAAAAGCGCGAAATCGGCAGAATTCCCAGTGTTCAAAATTCTCCATCTTTCATGAGGTTCGCCATGAGTCAATTTGCCAATGCCGTCATTCGCTGGTTTTCGGTTAAATCGGAACGCGGCGTTACCGCCATCGAATATGGGCTGCTTGCCTCGCTGATCGCGGTCGCCATCATCGTTGCCGTCACGCTGGTCGGCACGAACCTCACGGCCACCTTCAATACCGTCGCCGGGAAACTCTGATCCCGTCCATACAAGCGATGGCCCTCTCATGGAAATCTTGTTTCGCAAAGACAGCGGCAAGCTTCTGGATTATCTGCCGCGTATTCAGTCATCGCTTAGGGAATGGCGCCTCATCGACGTCCGGCTCTTAAGTCCCGACAAGCATTTTACCCCGGCCGACGCGGCGAATTCGATCGACGCCTTATTCAAGGACAAGGACGGGAAAATCTATATATGCAACGACAACGAAGCGCTCGCATTGCTGCATTGGGGCGAGAATGGCGCGCTCGCCGAAATTACCGAAAACGTTCAGCGCTGCCTTCTTGCGGACAGGTGCGAAGTTCACGCGCGCGAGCCGACGCCGGAAGGATTAATCAAGCTCAAGACGCTGGCCGAATATAAGGAGCCTAATGGCCCGCCATCCATGGCGGATATACGCGGCACGCGGCGGCAGAACGTCATCCTGCTCGCCGACGACGATATGTTCATGCGCATCCTCGTGAAGAATGCCATTTCTTCCCAGGCCGCGACGCGCGAAGTGGAAGATGGAAATGAAATTATGGCGGCCTACATGCAATATGTGCCGGATATTCTCTTCCTGGACATCCATATGCCGAATAGAGAGGGCACTGTTGTTTTGGGAGATATTCTGGCCGCCGATCCGGCCGCGTATGTCGTCATGCTGAGCGCCGACGGCTCGCAGGAAAATATAGAGACGGCCATGCGGAAAGGCGCCAAAGCTTTCCTGACAAAGCCTTTCACGAAAGATCAATTGATGGAATATATTCAAAAATGCCCGACGATTTCTTAGGCTACGCCGCCATCAGCCCTATTTTTTTAAGATAGTCTTTCACGCGGCTATATTCGCCGTCGATCTTCTCGAAAAGTGCCGCCTGGTCTGCCGGCGCACCGCTGAAATGCTGGGCCTGGCTGCACAATCCGGCAAGCAGGCTCGCTCCTATGCCTGAAGAGCCGCCCTTGAACATGTGAGCGGTCTCATGCCACGCCCTGGCGCTCGTGTTCGTGCGGTTTTCGGCCAGAACCTTCAGATTCTTATCCGACTGGTCGATATAAGCGCCCACGAGTTTCTTTTCCACCTCCACATTCCCGTCCGAGAAGGTTTTCAGCACCGACAAATCCAGCGGATCACTGTCGCCCGGCGGCGGCGGCGCTTCATCCGCGCCATGCTCTACGGTATCCTTGAACGCGACCCACTGCCCCAAGACTTCCTTCAATTCCTCGATATTGACCGGCTTGCTGATATATTCGTCCATGCCGCAGCGCAGGCATTTCTCCTTATCCCCGGCCATGGCGTTGGCGGTCATGGCGATGATGGGGATATGCGTCCCGGTTCCTTTTTCGAGAAAGCGTATTCTTTCGGTCGTATCATAACCGTTCTTTTCTGGCATATGGCAATCCATGAGAATGACATCCCACGACGCTTCGCTGATGCGTTTGAGAACCTCTACGCCGTTTTCCGCGATCTCGAAACGGCCGATGCCGAAGCGTTCGAGCAGTTTGGTCATGAGCATCTGATTCAGGGGATGATCTTCCGCTACCAGGATGCGCGACTTCTCGGGAGGGATAACGCCGGAAAATCTCTTTTTCTTGCGGATGCGTTTCTCTTCGCTCAATTTATCGGCCACATCGAAAGGAATCGAAAACCAGAAGGTGGAGCCTACGCCCACCTCGCTGGTCATGCCCATCGTGCCCCCCATCAATTCCAGCAACTGCTTGGTGATGGCGAGTCCAAGGCCCGTGCCACCATATTTGCGCGTCGTCGATGTGTCGGCCTGAGAGAATTTTTCGAAAATTCTTTGCTGTTTCTCTTTCGGTATGCCGATTCCGGTATCCGATATTTCGCAATGAAATTCTATGTGCCTGTCGTCCACCGTTTTGAAAGAAGGGCGGATATCGATGCGACCCACGTCGGTAAATTTTATGGCGTTGCCGATGAGATTATTGAAAACGCGCCCGATGCGGGTCGGATCGCCCATCACATACGGCAGTTTCCCTTCTTCCTGATGCCGGATCAGAGGCAGGTGCTTTTCCCTGGCGAGATGATCCACCGCGTCGACGATGCTGTCGAGCACATAACCAAGATCCATGCCGAGAAGCTCGAGCTTCATCTCCCCCGCTTCGATTCTGGACAGATCGAGAATATCGTTGACGATATCCAGCAAATTCGTCGAAGAGCGGAACGCCATATCGACCAGGCCATGCTCTTCGTTCGCGATTCTTGATTCTTTCAGCAGCTGAAGCATGCCCAGAATGCTGTTAAGCGGCGT
Encoded proteins:
- a CDS encoding response regulator — its product is MEILFRKDSGKLLDYLPRIQSSLREWRLIDVRLLSPDKHFTPADAANSIDALFKDKDGKIYICNDNEALALLHWGENGALAEITENVQRCLLADRCEVHAREPTPEGLIKLKTLAEYKEPNGPPSMADIRGTRRQNVILLADDDMFMRILVKNAISSQAATREVEDGNEIMAAYMQYVPDILFLDIHMPNREGTVVLGDILAADPAAYVVMLSADGSQENIETAMRKGAKAFLTKPFTKDQLMEYIQKCPTIS
- a CDS encoding ATP-binding protein yields the protein MLDISPPGFQENPVSPERDYPFPVRLLTTALLLTLSIVLWVSGYSLYINQRMKDDIRRDLEISHMGNGIAYLDTVIFRALRMFATTGDPKWEAAYKNNTQLANDTISKLKVMTFEQDIRDASENINIYNRVQKIDKSTDFFLGALEIKALDLARAGNLKDARALLDGQEYTARKQDYSDNVHQLAEDANDVLSHTLLSLARTVSYTLYLGFIVILILPVAWYSSFRSIGRWREELENTRKSLLANERQLQKFIEEIEKSRSDAITARETAERANAAKSEFLANMSHELRTPLNSILGMLQLLKESRIANEEHGLVDMAFRSSTNLLDIVNDILDLSRIEAGEMKLELLGMDLGYVLDSIVDAVDHLAREKHLPLIRHQEEGKLPYVMGDPTRIGRVFNNLIGNAIKFTDVGRIDIRPSFKTVDDRHIEFHCEISDTGIGIPKEKQQRIFEKFSQADTSTTRKYGGTGLGLAITKQLLELMGGTMGMTSEVGVGSTFWFSIPFDVADKLSEEKRIRKKKRFSGVIPPEKSRILVAEDHPLNQMLMTKLLERFGIGRFEIAENGVEVLKRISEASWDVILMDCHMPEKNGYDTTERIRFLEKGTGTHIPIIAMTANAMAGDKEKCLRCGMDEYISKPVNIEELKEVLGQWVAFKDTVEHGADEAPPPPGDSDPLDLSVLKTFSDGNVEVEKKLVGAYIDQSDKNLKVLAENRTNTSARAWHETAHMFKGGSSGIGASLLAGLCSQAQHFSGAPADQAALFEKIDGEYSRVKDYLKKIGLMAA
- a CDS encoding Flp family type IVb pilin, with product MSQFANAVIRWFSVKSERGVTAIEYGLLASLIAVAIIVAVTLVGTNLTATFNTVAGKL